The Chloroflexota bacterium DNA segment CTCGACGTCGTGCGGCACTTCACGCGCCTTTCGCAGCAAAACTACAGTATTGAGCACGATTTCTACCCACTTGGCTCCTGCACGATGAAGTACAACCCCAAGGTGAACGACGCCACCGCCGGTCTGCCCGGCTTTTCATTCGTGCATCCACACCAGCCGGAGAGCACGATTCAGGGCGCGCTGGCCCTCATTCACCGTCTTTCCCAAGCGCTAATGAAAATAACCGGCTACGCCAACTGCTCGCTGCAACCGGCGGCGGGCGCGCACGGCGAACTATGCGGCGTGCTGATGATGCGTGCGCATCACGTCAAGCAAGGCAATCCGCGCCGCAAGATGATCATTCCGGACTCCGCCCACGGCACGAACCCGGCCACCGCCGCCATGTGCGGCTACACCGCCATCGAAGTGCCTTCCAGCGACCGCGGCACTGTGGATATGGACGCACTGGCCGCGCTGCTCGATGAGGACGTGGCCGGCCTGATGCTCACCGTGCCGAATACGCTCGGCCTCTTTGAGCAAGACATCGTGGAAATCTGCCGCATGGCCCACGAGGTCGGCGCGCTCGTCTACTGCGACGGCGCGAATATGAACGCTCTCCTAGGCACGGTGCAGCCCGCCGCCCTGGGGCTGGACGTGTTGCATCTTAACTTGCATAAGACATTTACCACCCCCCACGGCGGCGGCGGACCCGGCGCGGGCGCGATCTGCGTCAACGAAACGTTGGAACCGTACCTGCCGGTGCCTTTGGTAAGGGAGGAGGACGGCGTGTACGCGTGGGACTACAACCGCCCCGATTCCATCGGCCGCATCCACTCGTTCTACGGCAACTTTCTCAATCAGGTACGCGCGTATACCTACATCTGCACGCTTGGCGACGAGGGCGTCAAGCGCGCCGGCGAGTACGCCGTTCTGAACGCGAATTACCTCAAAGAACGCCTTCGCGGCGCCTACGCCCTCCGTTACGACCGCACCTGCATGCACGAGGTCGTCTTTGCGGGCTTGAAGGAAAAAGCCGAGGGCGTGCGCACGTTAGACGTTGCCAAACGCATGATCGACTATGGCTTCCATCCTTCCACGGTCTACTTCCCGCTCATCGTGCCGGAAGCCCTCATGATCGAGCCGACGGAGACCGAGAACAAAGACACGCTCGACGCCTTCATAGATGCACTGCTTGCCATCGCCGAGGAAGCGCGGACGGCTCCCGAGTTACTCAAAGAAGCCCCGGTTTCCGCGCCGGTACGTCGCCTTGACGAGACGACCGCCGCCCGCCGTCCCAACCTGCGCTGGGAACCACCGGAATAGGCTTGATTGACGGCATTGGCCGGTCTGAAGTCCTCGCACGGCGACGACGCCGAAGGTGATCTAGTCCTTCTTGCCGTCCTGCCGTGCCTGCCACTTGCGCCGCTGTTCCACGCGCACTTTCTCGGAAGCAGGCGTGTATTGGGCAAAAAACTCTTCCTTGAAGGTAGCGAACCGCTGCTCCCTAATAGCCGTGCGCGCAACTTCCAAGAGGCGAAAGATAAAGCGTA contains these protein-coding regions:
- the gcvPB gene encoding aminomethyl-transferring glycine dehydrogenase subunit GcvPB translates to MQNAEPLIFERSSPGRHGYSLPDSDVPALDIEEAVPGHWQRESLALPEASELDVVRHFTRLSQQNYSIEHDFYPLGSCTMKYNPKVNDATAGLPGFSFVHPHQPESTIQGALALIHRLSQALMKITGYANCSLQPAAGAHGELCGVLMMRAHHVKQGNPRRKMIIPDSAHGTNPATAAMCGYTAIEVPSSDRGTVDMDALAALLDEDVAGLMLTVPNTLGLFEQDIVEICRMAHEVGALVYCDGANMNALLGTVQPAALGLDVLHLNLHKTFTTPHGGGGPGAGAICVNETLEPYLPVPLVREEDGVYAWDYNRPDSIGRIHSFYGNFLNQVRAYTYICTLGDEGVKRAGEYAVLNANYLKERLRGAYALRYDRTCMHEVVFAGLKEKAEGVRTLDVAKRMIDYGFHPSTVYFPLIVPEALMIEPTETENKDTLDAFIDALLAIAEEARTAPELLKEAPVSAPVRRLDETTAARRPNLRWEPPE